The sequence TTTTCCCTTAAGAATGATGAGTTACCCACAAGATAAGCAATCATAGCTTTTCCCTTAAGAATTTTGTGGTGACTTGAATCATGCAATTAGGCCACAAGACCCTAGACACAACAAAAACCCCACGGGTCAGGTGAGGTTAGCTTTTAGGGTTTCTTTTATCAGTACAAAGGTACTATAAATAGTAGAGGATGGCAAGTGCGATTATTTACACTGTGCGATCGCTAATTTTCCTCGCTTGAATTTCAGGAAACAGGCGTTAGCGGCTCTTATCGTAGATATCGCTCTTGTCAGTAAACCACAAACTTTGGGAAACTAACGTAAAAACAAGGGTTACAGCCCTCGTGAACAAAGAGGTAAGTAGCATTAGTTTAAGAGCGATCGCCTTTAGGTTACTAGTGCCATCGGCTAAAATGCTCACTAATACGTTGTTTTGTGGTATGCCTGCATTTATCTGAAATGTCCGCATGGCAAGGCTTCAAAAAAACTTTTTGGTTTACTGCTTGTACGAAAATTCTTAAACGCTGTTGGCGTAGTTGTATTTGCCTCCACGTTCAAGGGCGCGTTCGTAAGCAGGTCGTGCATGGATGCGTTCGATAAATTGCTTAATCTTTGGTCGGCTCTCAATGAGTTCGGCTTGCATAGCAACCAATTCCAGAGGAAAGCTCATTTGGATATCGGCGGCGGTAAATTCTTCGCCTACAAACCACGTACTCTTACCAAGTTCAGCTTCTATGTAATCAAAGTGAAGCTTAATTTGGGGCGTGATAAATGCGTCGTTTGCCCTGCTATCCCCTGCCCCAAAGCGGTTAAAGATGAGGTTCATTACCAGAGGTGGCATTGCCGAACCTTCGGCGTAATGCAGCCAATATGTGTAGCGCAAACGCTCTGGCGTACCGGATTTTGGGATTAACTGACCATTGCCGTAGCTCTCTACTATGTATTCGATGATAGCACCCGACTCAGCAACAGTCACTTCTGCATCTGTAATCACTGGTGACTTGCCAAGCGGATGGACTTGGCGCAGCGATGCTGGTGCTAACATCGTTTTCTGGTCACGTTCGTAGAACTTGATATCGTATTCGATGTCTAATTCTTCAAGTAGCCATAGCACACGCTGTGAGCGCGAGTTGTTGAGATGATGGACAACGATCATAATAGCTACTTTTTGTTATCTGCTTTTGCTCATCTCAAAGTATCATCAGTTCCCCTACTTTTCATCTATCTGGTGGTTTGCCCTGGGTATAATGCAGCGTTTGACTCGCCTGTATTATTAAGTTACTTTTAAGAATTTCAGGAGATGAGCGATTGATGCTTCACCAAACGCACAGATAACGCCTCAGCCGCATACTGGGATATTGCCCCCACATTGTTTACACCTCGCTCAAGTGCTAACCCTCGTGAATCAGCCTGCCAATCTAACCCCTGCTTGGTAGCTAACCAATTAAATAGATGTTCAGCAAAGCGACTGCGGTAATAATTGCCTGTACACAGAAACAAGATTTTATTCATTGAGTTGACCAAATGATTTTCAGTAAGCCTACGATTTGTTCGGCAAATGGTTGGTCATCTAGCAAATTGTCATAATAGCGAGTTAACTGCTGAATAACATACCTATCTTCGGCGTTTTTAAGTTCTATAATTATTAATTGTCTCGTCTCGTTCAATGCCAAGATATCGCAGACCTCGCCTTTAACAGCGTACTGTCGCTTTAGCGGGGTAAATCCTAATAACTGCTGTAGGTTGTCCCAAATAAAATCTTCTAGTGCGAATTCTGATGCAAATTCCCAACCCTCACCCGTTTTTCTTAAAGCAGCACCAGCTAGCATAGTTCTCGATCAGCGTCAAAAAATCAAGCCACAGTTAGCTTACCCTGAAATCAGCAAGGTTGCGATTGAACAGGAGCGATTGCCTCCGGCACAGCGCTCCGCGCTATCGCCTTCGGTGGGCGGTTACGCCATATAAAAGATATATTATAAACCCATCGGCTCACGTAGAAATAGGTTCTAAACTTCAAGAATATGATAATTGGAGTTGGTGACAAACTACAAATTATATTAGGATAAATCTAATTTAACAGTACATAATCAAGGGAGCATATGCAAGCACAAAAGAAGTGGAAAATTTATGAAGAAGTTACAAAGCAATTGTTACAAGATATTAAATATTTTGTAGGAATAAGCCATGTAGAATCAAAACAAAAAATTCAGGGACAATCTGGCACTAAATGGGAAGTTGATGTTATTGCCTATGACAACAATACAGGTAAAACAATTTTGGTGGAATGCAAGAACTGGAAAAACACTGTATCACAAGAAACATTAGGAGGTTTTGCATACAGAATAAAAGATACCGATTCAGAAGGGGGAATAATTGTAACAACAATCGGACTTCAAGAAGGTGCAAGTAAAATAGCCCAGCATGAAAAAATAACTGAAATTAAATTAACAATTGAGATAACAGATTATGACGATGACTACATTGCAAAATTAAGTAATCAAATATTTATTAAGCTTACTGATACTATGCCCGGATGTAGTGTTATTCCTGGTATATCATCTGTGACAATTACTCCCTATAAATTCTCAAATTCCTCAGATATTGAAGTAGCAGACACTCTAAACTCATAAAATTTTCATGAAGTTTGAGTGTGCGATCGCCCTCCCTATTCTTGAGGAAAATCAGAACTACTAACAGCAAAAATTCTTAATCAGAGGTAAGACCATGCAGGAAATTCAACAAGCGGTAACATTATTTTTTATGACCTTTATTTATGTACTGATGTTTTTGGCTTTCATCCCCGCACTAAAACTAGGTTGGATATTAAAAGAATGGTCTTTAGGTTTAGCAATTATTTGTTATCTATTTGCTAATTCCACACCACCCCATGATATACCTAGCATCATCTTAAATGCTTGTGCCTTGAGTGCAATGTTTGGCTTGCTGATCATGTATATTCCCTACTGGTTTAGAAGTTGGGGTTCTGTTCGCAGAGAGTTAAGACTATTACTACAGGTTTAGGAATGTAAAAGGGTGTAGAGTATGCGCCCGCCAGTGGTTATCGCTCCGCCATTCTTAAGGGAAAACCCAAGCGATCGCCCCACCTCATCCCCAGCAAATTCTTAAGGGAAATTTCATGACCTATTGGCTATTTCAGGGCAACCCCAAATATTACCGCATCATAGACGGTATCCGCGACTTTGAGCAGATGCCCTGGCTTGTCACACGCTATGCCAAAGACATTAGTCCTGGTGATGGGGTGCTGATTTGGAAATCAGGGGATAAGGCGGGAATGCTTTACGGCTCTAATCTCAGCAATTAGATGCTGGAAAAGAGATTTATCTGAATGTTTCAATATATTAAAGAATTGTCATGAAAAATGATGGAAAATACATTAGTCGATAAAACCTTCCGCGACAGCAATGGCGAAATTGTTTTAGCTCAGATGCCAAACCTACCGCTTATTGTGTGGATAGTAGCTAGTTTACTTACTCTGGTTTTTACCAGTGGCAAAATCAATGCAGTCCTAGATGTATTAGCAAATGGTTCCTTATTTACTTCTGGAGTTTAGACTAAATAGCCGAAATCAAAGGAAAAAATAAGGGGTGTGATTGAACACAGTCCCCCTATTAGCAGAAACTGAGAGCAGAACTACCAACTCTCATCTGCCAATATGAAATGTGCCAAACTAAAAGAATTCCGTCAAGCAGCGTACAACCACTTAGGTAGAGCGCATGATGTAACTTTTGAACTAATGGATGCAATATTGCTGACTCGTAACGCCTACAGTTTGGCAGATTTATCGCTATCACCAGTATTTAGACGGAAGTGGCCAAGTATCTATGAGGCATTACAAGATAGCAGACCACAGCGACAAAAGTTGATGCAGTTATACATCAAACAAGTGCCAACGCAGGAACGTCTGTTGTTAGTAGGTGACCATACCGCCTGGTCGCGTCCGGATGCAGTAACCCTACAAGAAAGGACAATTGAACACAGCAGTGTCACAGTAGCGGGAAACAAACCAATTACCATTGGTCACGGATATAGCACCATTGCTTGGATACCAGAAGATTCGGGGAGTTGGGCGTTACCCTTAAGACATGAGCGAATTACCAGTTGGGAAAACCCGATACAGAAGGCAACTTGGCAACTACAACAAGTGTGTGAAAATTTACCAACTAGACCAATTTCGGTTTGGGATAGTGAGTATGGCTGCGCCCCTTTCTTGTTGAAGACGGCCAATATCAAAGCAGACATTCTTGTCCGGTTGCGTTCAAATCTTTGTTTGTGGAGCGCACCACCGCCATATTGTGGGAAGGGAAGACCCAGGAAGCACGGTGACAAATTCAAACTGAATGAATCCTCTACATGGAGCGAAGTCACTCAAAGTTTAGAGGTGAACCATCCCAAGCTAGGAAGAGTCAAGGTGAGGTTATGGTCAAATTTACACTTCCGTAAAACTGCTACACGCCCCATGTCCCTCATCAGGGTTGAACGTCTAGATGAACAAGGCAATTTGAGGGGATCAAAACCTTTGTGGTTGGCTTGGGTTGGGGAACAAATGCCGACCTTAGAAGAAGTTTGGCAACTTTACCTGCGGCGCTTTACTGTTGAACATTGGTATCGTTTTTTAAAGCAACGCCTACACTGGACATTGCCCAAGCTTAGTACCCCTAAGCAATGTGACCGTTGGAGCGACCTCATGCCTCTAATGACTTGGGAATTGTGGTTGGCTCGTGATATCGTTACTGACAACCCTCTACCCTGGCAGAAGTCATTAGACAAAATGACCCCTGGAAGGGTTGCCCAGGCGATGGGGAGCATTTTTGCGGTGATTGCTACTCCTGCCCGTTCACCCAAACCTCGTGGAAAGTCTCCAGGTTGGAAGACCGGACAACCTCGCCAACGTAGAATTCGCTATCCCATAGTCAAAAAGACTACAACAAAACCCCGCAAAAAGCAGCCGGAACCTGTTTAGGGTTGTAGATTTTCATGCCAGAAGCCTGTTTCTTTTCAACTCAGCGTTGCTGGGTCGTTTCTTGTTGCTTAGTCTAAACTCCAGTTACTTGGGCATGGATGGAATTATTTCAAGGCGTTAATTACTTTCGCAGAGCGCTAGGTCTTGCTGTATTTATTGGTATTATTGGCTCAAAAATTCTGTAGATTACATTGCCGAATATTTGGAGACAGTGATATTCTCACAAGCGATTCGGTGCGGTGGGCGAAGCGCTTTTAGCGGGGCTTTGCCCATCGCCTTTCATTATTAAGAGAAATCCCAAGCAGCGATTGCCTCCTCCAGGTGCGCTCCGCGCTATCGCCTACGGCGGGGATACCGTAGGCGAATTCATTGTAAGGGTGATTTTTGGAAACTTTCGTTGGCGGATTGCCACGACAGTGCAAGGATTTCCAGTGTTTAGAAATATTTCGCCAACAGTATCCGGGGCTTTTGTTCGCTGATTTTGAAATTCAAATTTCAAAAGATTAGTTGATTTTCTTCGTGGCGATGGTCTCCAGATGTTTTTTCAATGTATATGGACAATCAGGAGTTTTAAGCTTGTTGGCATAGGGCAATTGATAAGCTGCCCAAAGCTGCCACCGCAAAACATCAACTCCAATTGTTGAACTACCAAATTGCACTCGACAGTCCTTATCTGGGTTTTCAATGATATTTTTGATAATTGTGTTTACCGCTTCCATCTTGAGATTATTCGGTATTCCCAGCATTAGTTTTGTCAACCACTGTTTTATTTGTGGAGATTCCAACCACTGTTTTATTTCGTCAGCTTTCGGATTGAGGCGATTGGCTATTAGCTTTGTTCTTTCTTTATTGTCTGGCATTTTATCTGGAAACATTTGATGAGGATAGGTAGCTATATTTGACATTTTCTTTTCTATAAATTAAATGAATTAAATATATTATATACGATAATTATTACAGCTATTGCTAATATTTAGTTAGAAAATTGACAAAAAATACTAGGCTTTCGGGGATAGAAACCCTATCTGCTACACCTTCTTTAAAATGGCAGCATGAACAAGTTCCAAATTAAACTTCTTTGTGCAATTGACGGCTATATTCTCCTCGTATTTTATACGAATGGGAAATGCTGGCATTTTCGCGTTATTAGTCCAGATGGTTTGGTTTATGTCTCAGAGAAGATTTTCTACACCCTTCAAGCAGCAAGAGAGGCTGGCATCAATTGGGTACGTGGTGTTTAAGCAGGATTCATCACAACCTCCTCAAGGATCTGACTTTTCACGGCATCTGGAAAACGCCATTTTGAGCTTTTCTCAAAACCTGGGTTCTACGTTAGCCATTTTCATTAACTTATATCTATGGAGAATTAGCCTGTGGAAAAAGTCACGTTGTTTCGCGGTTTGAGGACTTCCCGTGAAAAGTCAGCCTCTAGGTGCGCTCCGCTTAATTGAATTTTTAATTTTTACCCACGAGTAACGAAATAATCAGGGTTTCAGGCGAAAGATCATACTTTATTACTAGAAAAAGATAGTAATAAAGTTGATTGTTTTTTGGAAACAAGAAGTTCATAGTGGTTGCATACCAACCAAATCGCGTTGCTCCCAAGAAATTATGCGAACATACTTTGGAGAAGAAACAGGAGCAGTACTCCCCCCTGCTCAAAGAAATAAAGTTGCAGAAACTGGCACGCTAACAATGATGTTTGCTGCTGGTGCGCTGATGATCGTTGAAATGTCAGTTCACCAAATTCTGTTAGGTGGATTCATGATCCTGGCAGCAATCATTATCGCCCTACCGAAAGAATCTCAATTACTCTTAACTAATTTTGAGAAATTGCAGCGTAAACATGGCGTTAACCTCTACGGCATATTATTTTCAATACTGACAATAATTTGCTTTTTAGATTTTGCCACATCGCCTGCGAGCGCGCAGTTTTTCAATAACGCGCAGACCTGGATGAACCAGAGCTTCGGCACCGCAGCAGGTAACAACCAAACAACGGAAGTAATCGATTTAGTTTTTAATTTGCTACGTGGCTTATTCCTAATATATGTAGGAATAGCCTTAGTCCAAATCGTCCAAGCGGCTCGTAACGACGAGGATTGGAAGACACTTGCGAGAACCCCATTGATTATTGTATTGGCTGTATTCGTCGGCGATTTAGTAACAGGATTGCTCGTTGGAGTTTAGATAGATTTCTGGGAGCGATGCCGTCTATCGCTCCCTCATAGAACGGAAAATGGCTAAACCTGAAAAAGAATTTCGGACAGTTAACAAGATTTTGGGGGAGAATCCTAGATTGGGCCCATTTCCAGCCGAGCAAATTTTCCCTTGGCTAGGAATAACCTTATCGAGCATCTTCATTTTCCACTACATATTCAATGCAGGGTGGTTAGTCACAGGATTAGTAGCAGCCTGGGGATGCTCAGTGTGGTGGGTACTTTCTGTCAATAAAAATTATTTTGGCAAATTTGTGGGTGTTCCTCGGATCAGCAGAGGGTATATGCGTTTTAGATCATTAGTAAATCGACCAACCCATAGTAAAAGACGTAAGTTTAGAAAATGAACAAGCAAACTCAAAGTAAAAATAAAATTGGCAAGAAATCCTTAGAATCTACACAAATATCAGTTGTTAAAACACTCACACCTTTTGAGGATATTGTTCATATTGCTGGGATATGTGAAATTAATTTAGGAGGGAGAAAAGGGATAGGGGCATTAATACTCAAAAAGGATGAACATATTCAAATTAAATTCTGTTTTGATTGTGTGGGAATTCACCCTAACTTGCCCTCAGAGCAAATATTACCAATATTTAATGGTATAGAGAGTGGATTAAAAGAAATCCCTGAAGATGAATCACTAACTATTCATTTTGGTTCATTCACGGACGACTTTGATAGACAATCAGAACTAAAGCATATTGAATCTAATTGTAGTATTGAACAACTGAAGCTACTAATACGTAGTGAGAGAGTACGTATTAGTAGCTTAACTAAAAATGGTGTACGCAAGAGTAAAATATTACGACTATGGTGTACTTACACTGTTGCAGATGATAACGAAAAAGCTCAGGATTACATAGAATCTACTATTAAAAAATTGCAAAAAATCTGGTATCAGTTCACTGGAGAAATTCACGGAATTAATAATAATCGCATTGAGAATGTTTTACGTAATTCATTGACTGATGGATTTCAACTATGGGAACAAATCATCAGCAATAAAATGAAATTGAGTGTAAAAGCTCTTTCTGCTGATGAAATCTGGGCGATATTGTGGAAACAATTTAACCGTAGTGAACCAATCGAGATTCCTAATCCTTTAACAATTAGTGAAGATGGTGTAACAGAAACCCAGACAAGTGATTTTCACATTAGACATCATCTTCTAGAAAATGAAAAATCTGTACCTTTTTTAGATAGAAAATGGGTAAAAATCCAGGATAAATATATCGGAGCGCTTAATTTTAGCGATAAGCCAGCAGGTTGGATAGATGAATATTCACAACTGAGATATCTCTGGGAAGTTTTTTCCAGAGAAAGTATTTCTGATACTGAAGTTTTCTGTCAAATTAGTCGGGTTAATCAAGCGATCACCAAAACTAATTTGCAACGGCTAACCAAGCAATCAATTACCTCTACAGCAATATCCAGTAAATCCGGCAGCATTGATGTGAAAGCTGGCATGAATATAGAAGAAGCTGTAGAAGCGCAAAAAATAATTTATAAAGGTAATCTGGTAGTTTCTACAGCAGTTGTTTTTCTCGTTCATAGAAAAACCAGAAGAGAACTAGATGATGCTTGTCGATATCTGGCTAGTTGTTTTCTCAGACCGGCTGTAGTCAGTCGAGAAATGGAGTATGCCTGGAAAGTATGGCTTCAGACTTGCCCATTTGTTTGGGAACCATTATTGACGAAACCATTCAATCGGCGAATACCGTACTTTAGCTCGGAAGCTCCAGGACTCATGCCTCTGATCTGCACCGCTACTGGAGATAAGAAGGGATTTGAACTGATTGCCGAAGAAGGTGGAACTCCCATACACCTTGACTTATACCAAAATCATAAAAATTTAGCGGTCTTTGGTGCAACACGGTCTGGGAAATCTGTACTGGTTGCCGGGATTCTTACACCAGCGATCGCACAAGGTATTCCAGTAGTAGCATTAGATTATCCCAAACCTGACGGTACATCCACTTTCACGGATTACACCAATTTATTGGGCAAGGATGGGGCGTATTTTGACATCAGCAAGGAATATAACAATTTATTTGAACTTCCAGACCTGCGGGGGATGGGTGAGGAAATAATCAAAGAAAGACTGACAGACTTTAAGGAGTTTATCAAGTCAGTCTTGATGACCATGATCATTGGCACAAATGCCATTGGTGTGAGTACCTCCATGCTTTCTAACATTGAGAGTATTGTCACTTTGGCATTAGAAACATTTTTTAATGAAGATGAAATCAAACTAAGGTACAAAGCAGCCTTAGAAGCTGGACTGGGGACAGAAGAGTGGGATGATACCCCTACATTAAAAGATTTTTACAATTACTGTTCGCCAGGATATATCAAGTTAGATTCAATTGCAAACAACAGCAAAGAAGTATTAGAAGCATTAGAGCAAATTCGACTCAGATTAAAATTTTGGCTAAATACCAGAGTCGGACAAGCTATTTCTCAGCCTTCAAGTTTTCGCACAGATGCCAAATTATTAGTATTTGCTCTGAGGAATTTAGCTTCAGAAGCAGATGCAGCCATATTAGCTCTTTCAGCTTATGCCGCAGCTTTACGCCGTGCTTTATCTTCTAAAGCCAGCATCTTTTTCCTAGATGAAGCCCCAATTCTATTTCAGTTTGAATCCATTGCTGAATTAATTGGGAGACTATGCGCCAATGGTGCAAAGGCTGGAATTAGGGTGATTTTATCAGCACAAGAACCAGAAAGTATTTACCAAAGTAAAGCTGCACCCAAAATATTTGCTAATTTAACTACTCGTTTAGTTGGCAGAATTCAATCTTCAGCTATTGATCCATTTGTGGAACGCTTCAAATATCCTTATGAAATCATACAAGTCAATAGCACAGAAGCTTTTTATCCCAAGAAGGAGGGCATTTATTCACAGTGGTTACTTGATGACAACGGCAAGCTTACTTTTTGTCGTTACTATCCAGCCTATTGTTTATTAGCATCAGTTGCCAATAATCCTAATGAGCAAGAATTACGCACATTATTCCTGAATCAATATGCGAATAATGGTTTGTTAGGAATTTTTAAATTTTCCGAGGATTACATCAGAATGATTCGAGGAGAAGAGTTATCATCGGAAGCTCAAGAATTACTAACGACTCAACAATCAATCAAAGTAGCATAGGTGAAAATAAAATGAAAAAAATTACCAAAACCAAGAAAACCACTATTCTAGCTTTTTTTATCGTTAGCGGAGTACTCATAAGTACACCGAGTTATGGATTTAATATTGGCAATTTTTTAGGTTCAATATTAGATGATATTAGAGGAGAATTGGAATTAATTCAAAGTTTGGCTGTAGCACAAATTGAGAATACATGGTCAGGAATTAAGGAAGATGCCGTAGCTTCTATTAACGACTCTATTGGAAGCATGGGAGCGCCAGATCCTATCAAATCAGGTAATGATTTGAAAGACCGACTGGCTAGTGAATATTCATTACCTGTAGC comes from Nodularia sp. NIES-3585 and encodes:
- a CDS encoding glutathione S-transferase family protein, which gives rise to MIVVHHLNNSRSQRVLWLLEELDIEYDIKFYERDQKTMLAPASLRQVHPLGKSPVITDAEVTVAESGAIIEYIVESYGNGQLIPKSGTPERLRYTYWLHYAEGSAMPPLVMNLIFNRFGAGDSRANDAFITPQIKLHFDYIEAELGKSTWFVGEEFTAADIQMSFPLELVAMQAELIESRPKIKQFIERIHARPAYERALERGGKYNYANSV
- a CDS encoding endonuclease NucS domain-containing protein encodes the protein MLAGAALRKTGEGWEFASEFALEDFIWDNLQQLLGFTPLKRQYAVKGEVCDILALNETRQLIIIELKNAEDRYVIQQLTRYYDNLLDDQPFAEQIVGLLKIIWSTQ
- a CDS encoding restriction endonuclease — translated: MQAQKKWKIYEEVTKQLLQDIKYFVGISHVESKQKIQGQSGTKWEVDVIAYDNNTGKTILVECKNWKNTVSQETLGGFAYRIKDTDSEGGIIVTTIGLQEGASKIAQHEKITEIKLTIEITDYDDDYIAKLSNQIFIKLTDTMPGCSVIPGISSVTITPYKFSNSSDIEVADTLNS
- a CDS encoding EVE domain-containing protein, with amino-acid sequence MTYWLFQGNPKYYRIIDGIRDFEQMPWLVTRYAKDISPGDGVLIWKSGDKAGMLYGSNLSN
- a CDS encoding NF041680 family putative transposase: MKCAKLKEFRQAAYNHLGRAHDVTFELMDAILLTRNAYSLADLSLSPVFRRKWPSIYEALQDSRPQRQKLMQLYIKQVPTQERLLLVGDHTAWSRPDAVTLQERTIEHSSVTVAGNKPITIGHGYSTIAWIPEDSGSWALPLRHERITSWENPIQKATWQLQQVCENLPTRPISVWDSEYGCAPFLLKTANIKADILVRLRSNLCLWSAPPPYCGKGRPRKHGDKFKLNESSTWSEVTQSLEVNHPKLGRVKVRLWSNLHFRKTATRPMSLIRVERLDEQGNLRGSKPLWLAWVGEQMPTLEEVWQLYLRRFTVEHWYRFLKQRLHWTLPKLSTPKQCDRWSDLMPLMTWELWLARDIVTDNPLPWQKSLDKMTPGRVAQAMGSIFAVIATPARSPKPRGKSPGWKTGQPRQRRIRYPIVKKTTTKPRKKQPEPV